One window from the genome of Metabacillus flavus encodes:
- a CDS encoding DUF1801 domain-containing protein gives MTTSKTNPKVDEFLSEAKTWQEEYEKLRKIVLDCELTEEFKWMHPCYTLEGKNIVLMHGFKEYCALLFHKGALLKDAHGILVQQTENVQAARQIRFTNVQEIAEMEATLKAYIYEAIEVEKTGLEVNLKKHTEFAVPEEFQNKLDEMPSLKTAFEALTPGRQRAYLLYFAAPKQSKTRVARVEKYLPQILDGKGLKDCTCGQSQKMPSCDGSHKSI, from the coding sequence ATGACAACAAGCAAAACAAATCCTAAAGTTGATGAATTTCTAAGCGAAGCCAAAACCTGGCAGGAAGAATACGAGAAGCTAAGAAAAATCGTTCTTGATTGCGAGCTTACCGAAGAATTTAAATGGATGCATCCATGTTACACACTTGAGGGGAAAAACATCGTTTTAATGCACGGATTCAAAGAGTATTGTGCGCTTCTGTTCCACAAAGGTGCATTGCTGAAAGATGCTCACGGGATTCTAGTCCAGCAAACAGAAAATGTACAGGCGGCGCGCCAAATCCGGTTCACCAATGTTCAAGAAATAGCTGAAATGGAAGCGACTCTGAAAGCCTATATTTATGAAGCCATTGAAGTTGAAAAAACCGGTTTGGAAGTAAACCTTAAAAAGCATACAGAATTCGCCGTTCCTGAAGAATTTCAAAATAAATTAGATGAAATGCCTTCGTTGAAAACGGCTTTTGAAGCACTTACCCCAGGACGGCAAAGAGCCTATCTTCTTTACTTTGCTGCGCCTAAACAATCCAAAACCCGGGTAGCAAGAGTTGAAAAGTATTTGCCTCAAATCCTGGATGGGAAGGGATTAAAAGATTGCACGTGCGGACAATCTCAAAAAATGCCCTCCTGTGATGGATCACACAAGTCCATTTAA
- a CDS encoding histidine phosphatase family protein: MQILLIRHGESEDDFLEQNYNGSTDLPLTPNGLLQSEKMAQRVSKEFPPDFVWSSTLKRASGTADVLSKTIGCPVHYIDQLIEQQDSESNHEFRMRGESVLSYIRENSKAYSTIAVITHGGMITKIIESFLHLPFENNNWFHTNNTGIHFLDYYKGRQIIKFANRTSHLD; the protein is encoded by the coding sequence ATGCAGATTTTATTGATTCGTCACGGGGAATCAGAAGACGACTTTTTAGAGCAGAATTATAATGGTTCAACGGATCTGCCTTTAACCCCAAACGGGCTGCTGCAATCAGAGAAAATGGCGCAGCGGGTTTCTAAAGAATTCCCTCCCGATTTTGTTTGGAGCAGCACGTTAAAAAGAGCCAGCGGCACGGCAGACGTTTTATCAAAGACTATCGGCTGTCCGGTTCATTACATAGATCAATTAATCGAACAGCAGGATTCAGAGAGTAACCACGAATTTAGGATGCGGGGAGAATCCGTTCTTTCTTATATTAGAGAAAACAGTAAAGCATACTCTACCATTGCCGTCATCACCCACGGTGGAATGATAACGAAAATAATTGAAAGTTTTCTTCATTTACCGTTTGAAAACAACAATTGGTTTCATACGAACAACACAGGTATTCATTTCTTGGATTATTACAAAGGACGGCAAATTATAAAATTTGCTAATCGTACAAGTCACTTAGATTGA
- a CDS encoding GNAT family N-acetyltransferase, with amino-acid sequence MKEQAKLFHSLDGEKIFFKPLRIDDVQEMHLYASDRDVSRFIGWNLMNSLEETSAHIETMLRRESEGTHLYASIAEKSTQKMIGTAMIFNFDRDANHAEIGYVLHKNHWGKGFGTEAVALMSDFAFKSLNLHKLYARVVHANVGSGRILEKNRYALEGRLKDHYFIEGMYYDALLFGKITNLDTSL; translated from the coding sequence ATGAAGGAGCAGGCTAAGTTATTTCATTCACTGGACGGTGAAAAAATCTTCTTCAAACCACTCAGAATCGATGATGTTCAAGAGATGCATCTTTATGCGTCTGATCGAGACGTTTCGCGATTTATCGGCTGGAATTTGATGAATAGTTTGGAGGAAACTTCTGCGCACATCGAAACCATGTTAAGACGTGAATCGGAAGGTACCCATTTATATGCCTCCATTGCTGAAAAATCAACACAAAAAATGATAGGGACTGCCATGATTTTCAATTTTGACCGTGATGCAAACCATGCTGAAATTGGTTATGTATTGCATAAAAATCATTGGGGTAAAGGGTTTGGCACAGAAGCTGTTGCATTGATGAGTGATTTTGCATTCAAATCCCTTAATCTTCATAAACTCTATGCCAGAGTCGTGCATGCAAATGTTGGGTCTGGACGGATACTTGAAAAGAACCGGTATGCGTTAGAAGGCCGATTAAAAGACCACTATTTTATAGAGGGTATGTATTATGATGCATTGCTTTTCGGCAAGATTACTAATCTGGACACTTCGCTTTAA
- a CDS encoding TetR/AcrR family transcriptional regulator gives MKKGAIRKQELIEEMSAYILSNGIQSASLRNLAQAAETSDRMLLHYFKDKEELLTVVLSSISAKLIHMLDNTEMEKKSFSSVVKYLYQMMKNPEVSPYMKLWLELIAIASKKEDPFYPIAREICDSFYEFYKKVIKVGEGETNEQAAALALVIVEGIALLESLDFDPVILEAIEGIEKIT, from the coding sequence GTGAAAAAAGGGGCAATAAGAAAACAAGAATTAATTGAAGAGATGTCTGCGTATATCCTTTCAAATGGAATCCAATCTGCCAGCCTGCGAAACCTTGCACAAGCAGCGGAAACAAGTGATAGAATGCTTCTTCACTATTTTAAAGATAAAGAAGAACTGCTCACTGTAGTCCTATCATCGATTTCAGCAAAGTTAATCCATATGTTAGACAACACAGAAATGGAGAAAAAATCATTCTCAAGCGTTGTAAAGTATCTTTATCAGATGATGAAAAATCCGGAAGTTAGCCCCTACATGAAGTTGTGGCTCGAATTAATTGCAATTGCCTCCAAAAAAGAAGATCCCTTCTATCCCATAGCAAGAGAGATTTGTGACAGTTTTTATGAGTTTTACAAAAAGGTCATAAAAGTCGGTGAAGGAGAAACGAATGAACAGGCGGCTGCCTTGGCCCTGGTAATAGTGGAAGGAATCGCTCTTCTTGAGTCACTGGACTTCGACCCCGTAATCTTGGAAGCAATTGAAGGGATTGAAAAAATCACATGA
- a CDS encoding DUF2834 domain-containing protein codes for MLQNKTEPQNSSYDSPISKKLIIAVLVLFTPLTAMAVVQNGFLGIFAKAFQNYATIQIFVDLLIASFLILIWMWFDAKKTNRSFWPWALLTLAAGSFGPLLYLLFGKDRRAKTAK; via the coding sequence ATGTTACAGAATAAGACCGAACCGCAGAATAGTTCTTATGACAGTCCAATTTCCAAAAAGCTTATCATCGCTGTACTTGTGCTATTTACTCCGTTAACCGCAATGGCTGTTGTTCAAAATGGGTTTTTGGGGATATTCGCCAAGGCGTTCCAAAATTACGCCACCATTCAAATCTTTGTAGATTTGCTCATTGCCAGTTTCTTAATCCTTATATGGATGTGGTTTGATGCCAAGAAAACAAATCGCTCTTTTTGGCCTTGGGCATTGCTTACTTTGGCAGCAGGATCATTCGGTCCCCTTTTATACTTATTATTCGGCAAAGATAGGCGAGCGAAAACTGCTAAATAA
- a CDS encoding GNAT family N-acetyltransferase has protein sequence MTVHMSKCSAEDLQLLQEIGIETFNDTFKDQNTAENMEAYLERAFELKQVEKELSNPFSEFYFIYFNEELAGYLKVNINDAQSEKMDDESLEIERIYVRTRFQKQGLGKVLLNKAVERAAEQDKKKIWLGVWEKNENAIAFYKKMGFVQTGAHSFYMGDEKQTDYILVKSLG, from the coding sequence ATGACCGTACATATGAGCAAGTGCAGTGCAGAAGATTTGCAGCTGCTGCAGGAAATAGGAATTGAGACATTTAATGATACATTTAAAGATCAGAATACAGCTGAAAACATGGAAGCCTATTTAGAAAGGGCCTTTGAATTAAAACAGGTAGAAAAAGAATTATCGAATCCCTTCTCCGAGTTTTATTTCATTTATTTTAATGAAGAGCTCGCTGGATATTTAAAGGTGAATATCAATGATGCCCAGTCGGAAAAAATGGATGACGAGTCACTTGAGATTGAAAGGATTTATGTACGAACAAGATTTCAAAAGCAGGGGCTTGGAAAAGTTCTTTTAAACAAAGCGGTCGAACGAGCGGCAGAACAGGATAAAAAGAAAATCTGGCTTGGAGTTTGGGAAAAGAACGAGAACGCCATCGCTTTCTATAAAAAGATGGGATTTGTTCAAACGGGAGCCCACTCTTTTTATATGGGCGATGAAAAACAAACCGATTATATTCTGGTCAAGTCACTTGGCTGA
- a CDS encoding Uma2 family endonuclease translates to MSMPKENHVSIQEYYKRREQSDTLMEYINGVVYMTPSPSTAHQRISGRLFVQLYQLLEGEECEAFHAPFDIELSKEDISENKVVIPDLSVICDKSGLSESRYTGVPALIIEIISPSNQSHDLVTKLNLYMQYGVQEYWIVNPLIHTIHVYTLSDNKQYVQKDVVKEIGVIQSSLFEEFYVDAKFLFKQ, encoded by the coding sequence GTGAGTATGCCTAAAGAAAACCATGTATCCATCCAAGAGTATTATAAAAGACGTGAGCAAAGTGATACGCTGATGGAATATATAAATGGAGTGGTATACATGACTCCTTCTCCTTCAACCGCCCACCAGCGAATTTCAGGCCGCTTATTTGTGCAGCTGTACCAGCTTTTAGAAGGAGAAGAGTGTGAAGCCTTTCATGCTCCATTTGATATTGAGTTATCGAAAGAGGATATATCGGAAAACAAAGTGGTTATTCCCGATCTTTCGGTAATCTGTGACAAATCCGGGTTAAGTGAGAGTAGATATACGGGCGTTCCTGCCTTAATTATAGAAATTATTAGTCCCTCCAACCAATCGCATGACTTGGTAACGAAGTTAAATCTGTATATGCAGTACGGGGTCCAGGAATACTGGATTGTTAATCCGCTCATTCATACGATCCACGTGTATACCCTTTCTGATAATAAGCAATATGTGCAAAAAGATGTAGTGAAAGAAATAGGGGTTATTCAATCGAGTTTGTTTGAAGAGTTTTATGTAGATGCGAAATTCTTGTTTAAGCAATAA
- a CDS encoding VCBS repeat-containing protein, whose translation MYTYDPRAIQPQVVAFARKDVTGDRIPDNVYLTGIKTADSPFIKNITLLVQDGRTGTATRVQLRENAGYSPTLFLEDFTGDGIADILIRIESGGSGAFTYDYLYSFLQNKPRLLFDSEKYNGQYEYEVTYQDYYRVKLVSKANNLTYLIDISLRDPEYLNEIYDRNGKLKTPIKGFVNPLSGLYPVDFDSNGVYELLAYQKVAGRYNADALGYVQNTLAWKTDRFVLQNQYVAIFGA comes from the coding sequence ATGTACACGTATGATCCCAGAGCCATTCAGCCGCAGGTTGTCGCGTTTGCGAGGAAAGATGTCACAGGAGACCGGATCCCGGACAATGTGTATTTAACCGGGATTAAAACGGCAGACAGTCCATTTATTAAAAACATCACGCTTCTTGTGCAGGACGGCAGAACAGGCACAGCTACAAGAGTTCAGCTGCGGGAAAATGCGGGCTATAGTCCGACTTTATTTTTGGAGGACTTTACTGGTGATGGAATTGCCGATATTTTAATCAGAATTGAATCGGGTGGAAGCGGGGCTTTTACGTATGACTACCTCTATTCATTTCTCCAAAATAAACCCCGGCTGCTTTTCGATTCCGAGAAGTATAACGGGCAGTATGAATATGAGGTCACGTATCAGGACTACTATAGGGTGAAATTGGTCAGCAAGGCGAATAATCTGACCTATTTAATTGATATTTCCTTAAGGGACCCGGAGTACTTAAATGAAATCTATGATCGAAACGGCAAGCTGAAAACGCCTATAAAGGGATTCGTGAATCCATTGAGCGGCTTGTATCCTGTGGATTTCGATTCGAATGGAGTGTATGAATTGCTGGCGTATCAAAAGGTCGCGGGAAGATACAATGCGGATGCTTTAGGATATGTCCAAAACACGCTGGCATGGAAAACGGACCGGTTTGTGCTGCAGAATCAGTATGTGGCTATATTTGGAGCTTAA
- a CDS encoding NAD(P)-dependent alcohol dehydrogenase codes for MKAIVSDKYGPPDVLQLKEIPTPIFKDTQVLVKVHAASLNYGNVVLLRGKPFLARFAFGLLKPKYSIPGGDISGTVEAVGKDVKQLQPGDEVFGDLSLSGWGGFAEYVSVPERALVRKPASLSFEEAAAVPMAGVTALQALRDKGKIQSGQRVLIYGASGGVGTFAVQIAKAFGAEVTALCSTRNVNIAQSISADYVIDYRKEDFSKQTERYDLILAANGYQPISVYRRALTSNGTYVMAGGSGAQMFQAMALGPLLSMSGRRKMGNVLQKANQKDLVFLKELIETGKVKPVIDRGFKLCEVPEAFRYFEEGHAQGKVVISV; via the coding sequence ATGAAAGCAATCGTTTCTGATAAATATGGTCCGCCTGATGTTCTTCAATTAAAAGAAATCCCAACACCTATTTTTAAAGACACTCAAGTACTTGTAAAGGTGCATGCAGCCTCCCTGAATTATGGCAACGTGGTTCTTCTTAGAGGAAAACCGTTTCTGGCCCGATTTGCCTTCGGTCTGCTAAAACCTAAATACTCTATACCTGGGGGTGACATATCAGGGACGGTTGAAGCTGTCGGCAAAGATGTTAAGCAGCTTCAGCCCGGTGATGAGGTGTTCGGCGATCTATCCCTGAGCGGGTGGGGCGGTTTTGCTGAATATGTATCGGTTCCTGAGCGTGCACTCGTTCGTAAACCAGCCAGCCTTTCCTTTGAGGAAGCAGCTGCTGTCCCGATGGCTGGCGTTACGGCGTTACAGGCTCTCCGTGATAAAGGGAAGATCCAGTCAGGACAAAGGGTTTTAATTTATGGAGCATCTGGTGGTGTAGGGACGTTTGCGGTGCAGATTGCGAAAGCGTTCGGAGCAGAGGTAACGGCTCTATGCAGTACGAGAAATGTAAACATTGCGCAATCAATAAGTGCGGATTATGTGATTGACTATAGAAAGGAAGATTTTAGCAAGCAGACGGAGCGATATGACCTGATTTTGGCTGCTAACGGGTACCAGCCAATTTCGGTTTACAGGCGTGCACTAACTTCGAATGGAACCTATGTAATGGCTGGAGGCTCCGGTGCTCAAATGTTCCAAGCCATGGCTCTTGGCCCATTGCTGTCGATGTCCGGAAGAAGGAAAATGGGAAATGTTCTCCAAAAGGCAAACCAAAAGGACTTGGTTTTCTTGAAAGAACTTATTGAAACCGGCAAAGTAAAACCCGTGATTGACCGGGGTTTTAAGCTATGTGAAGTTCCCGAAGCATTCAGGTATTTTGAAGAAGGACACGCTCAGGGAAAAGTGGTCATTTCTGTGTGA